The following proteins are co-located in the Phocoena phocoena chromosome 1, mPhoPho1.1, whole genome shotgun sequence genome:
- the DVL1 gene encoding segment polarity protein dishevelled homolog DVL-1 isoform X1, whose translation MAETKIIYHMDEEETPYLVKLPVAPERVTLADFKNVLSNRPVHAYKFFFKSMDQDFGVVKEEISDDNARLPCFNGRVVSWLVLAEGTHSDAGSQGTDGHAELPPPLERTGGIGDSRPPSFHPNVAGSRDGMDNETGTESLVSHRRERARRRNREEAARTNGHPRGDRRRDLGLPPDSTSTVLSSELESSSFIDSEEDDNTSRLSSSTEQSTSSRLIRKHKRRRRKQRLRQTDRASSFSSITDSTMSLNIITVTLNMERHHFLGISIVGQSNDRGDGGIYIGSIMKGGAVAADGRIEPGDMLLQVNDVNFENMSNDDAVRVLREIVSQTGPISLTVAKCWDPTPRSYFTIPRADPVRPIDPAAWLSHTAALTGALPRYGTSPCSSAVTRTSTSSLTSSVPGAPQLEEVPLTVKSDMGAVVRVMQLPDSGLEIRDRMWLKITIANAVIGADVVDWLYTHLEGFRERREARRYASSMLKRGFLRHTVNKITFSEQCYYVFGDLCSNFAALNLNSGSSGASDQDTLAPLPHPAAPWPLGQGYPYQYPGPPPCFPPAYQDPGFGYGSGSAGSQQSEGSKSSGSTRSAGGSSRRALGREKESRSAGAGGSGSESDHTVPSGVGSGGWRERPAGQLSRGSSPRSQASAAAPGLPPLHPLTKAYSVVGGPPGGPPVRELAAVPPELTGSRQSFQKAMGNPCEFFVDIM comes from the exons GGTTGTGAAGGAGGAGATCTCCGACGACAATGCTAGGCTGCCCTGCTTCAATGGCCGCGTGGTCTCCTGG ctggTCCTGGCTGAGGGCACACACTCGGATGCAGGGTCTCAGGGCACTGACGGCCACGCAGAACTGCCTCCGCCTCTCGAGCGGACAGGTGGCATCGGGGACTCCCGGCCCCCCTCCTTCCA CCCGAACGTGGCCGGCAGCCGAGATGGGATGGACAACGAGACCGGCACGGAGTCCCTGGTCAGCCACCGGCGGGAGCGAGCCCGACGTCGGAACCGCGAGGAGG CCGCCCGGACCAACGGGCACCCGAGGGGGGACCGGCGGCGGGACCTGGGGCTGCCCCCCGACAGCACGTCCACCGTGCTGAGCAGTGAACTTGAGTCCAGCAGCTTCATCGACTCGGAGGAGGACGACAACACCAGCCG GCTGAGCAGCTCCACGGAGCAGAGCACCTCCTCCCGGCTCATCCGGAAGCACAAGCGCCGGCGGCGGAAGCAGCGCCTGCGGCAGACAGACCGG GCCTCCTCCTTCAGCAGCATCACGGACTCCACCATGTCCCTGAATATCATCACCGTCACGCTCAACATGG AGAGGCACCACTTCCTGGGCATCAGCATCGTGGGCCAGAGCAACGACCGGGGCGACGGCGGCATCTACATCGGCTCCATCATGAAGGGCGGCGCCGTGGCTGCCGACGGCCGCATCGAGCCGGGTGACATGCTGCTGCAG GTGAACGACGTCAACTTTGAGAACATGAGCAACGACGACGCGGTGCGGGTCCTGCGGGAGATCGTGTCCCAGACAGG GCCTATCAGCCTCACTGTGGCCAAGTGCTGGGACCCGACGCCCCGGAGCTACTTCACCATCCCGAGGG CTGACCCCGTTCGGCCCATTGACCCGGCCGCCTGGCTGTCGCACACGGCGGCGCTGACCGGAGCCCTGCCCCGCTACGGTACGAGCCCCTGCTCCAGCGCCGTCACGCGCACCAGCACCTCCTCACTAACCAGCTCAGTGCCCGGCGCTCCGC AGCTGGAGGAGGTGCCGCTGACGGTGAAGAGTGACATGGGCGCTGTCGTCCGGGTCATGCAGCTGCCGGACTCAGGCCTGGAGATCCGTGACCGCATGTGGCTCAAGATCACCATCGCCAACGCCGTCATCG GGGCGGACGTGGTGGACTGGCTGTACACGCACCTGGAGGGCTTCCGTGAGCGGCGGGAGGCGCGCAGGTACGCCAGCAGCATGCTGAAGCGCGGCTTCCTGCGGCACACGGTGAACAAGATCACCTTCTCCGAGCAGTGCTACTACGTCTTCGGGGACCTGTGCAGCA ACTTCGCTGCCCTGAACCTCAACAGCGGCTCCAGCGGGGCCTCGGATCAGGACACGCTGGCCCCGCTGCCCCACCCGGCCGCCCCCTGGCCCCTGGGGCAGGGCTACCCCTACCAGTACCCGGGGCCCCCGCCCTGCTTCCCGCCCGCGTACCAGGACCCCGGCTTCGGCTACGGCAGCGGCAGTGCTGGCAGTCAGCAGAGTGAAG GAAGCAAAAGCAGTGGGTCCACCCGGAGCGCTGGCGGGAGCAGCCGTCGGGCCCTGGGGCGCGAGAAGGAGAGCCGGTCGGCTGGAGCTGGGGGCAGTGGCAGCGAGTCGGACCACACAGTGCCAAGCGGGGTGGGCAGCGGCGGCTGGCGGGAGCGTCCTGCTGGCCAGCTCAGCCGTGGCAGCAGCCCGCGCAGCCAGGCCTCGGCCGCCGCCCCAGGGCTCCCCCCGCTGCACCCCCTGACAAAGGCGTACTCGGTGGTGGGCGGGCCGCCTGGGGGGCCGCCTGTCCGGGAGCTGGCCGCTGTCCCCCCGGAGCTGACAGGCAGCCGCCAGTCCTTCCAGAAGGCCATGGGGAACCCCTGTGAGTTCTTTGTCGATATCATGTGA
- the INTS11 gene encoding integrator complex subunit 11, giving the protein MPEIRVTPLGAGQDVGRSCILVSIAGKNVMLDCGMHMGFSDDRRFPDFSYITRSGRLTDFLDCVIISHFHLDHCGALPYFSEMVGYDGPIYMTQPTQAICPILLEDYRKIAVDKKGEANFFTSQMIKDCMKKVVAVHLHQTVQVDDELEIKAYYAGHVLGAAMFQIKVGSESVVYTGDYNMTPDRHLGAAWIDKCRPNLLITESTYATTIRDSKRCRERDFLKKVHETVERGGKVLIPVFALGRAQELCILLETFWERMDLKAPIYFSTGLTEKANHYYKLFIPWTNQKIRKTFVQRNMFEFKHIKAFDRAFADSPGPMVVFATPGMLHAGQSLQIFRKWAGNEKNMVIMPGYCVQGTVGHKILSGQRKLEMEGRQVLEVKMQVEYMSFSAHADAKGIMQLVGQAEPENVLLVHGEAKKMEFLKQKIEQEFRVSCYMPANGETVTLPTSPSIPVGISLGLLKREMAQGLLPDAKKPRLLHGTLIMKDSNFRLVSSEQALKELGLAEHQLRFTCRVHLHDTRKEQETAVRVYSHLKSVLKDHCVQHLPDGSVTVESILIQAAAHSEDPGTKVLLVSWTYQDEELGSYLTSLLKKGLPQAS; this is encoded by the exons ATGCCCGAGATCAGGGTCACGCCCCTGG GGGCTGGCCAGGACGTGGGCCGAAGCTGCATCCTGGTCTCCATTGCGGGCAAGAACGTCATGCTGGACTGCGGGATGCACATGGGCTTCAGCGACGAT AGGCGCTTCCCCGACTTTTCGTACATCACCCGCAGCGGCCGGCTGACTGACTTCCTGGACTGCGTGATCATCAG CCACTTCCACCTGGACCACTGCGGGGCGCTCCCCTACTTCAGCGAGATGGTGGGCTATGACGGGCCCATCTACATGACCCAGCCCACCCAGGCGATCTGCCCCATCCTGCTGGAGGACTACCGCAAGATTGCCGTGGACAAGAAGGGTGAGGCCAACTTCTTCACGTCCCAGATGATCAAGGACTGTATGAAGAAGGTGGTGGCCGTCCACCTCCACCAGACGGTGCAG GTGGACGATGAGCTGGAAATCAAGGCTTACTATGCGGGCCATGTGCTGGGGGCGGCCATGTTCCAGATTAAAGTGGGCTCAGAGTCTGTGGTCTACACG GGGGATTATAACATGACCCCAGACCGGCATTTGGG AGCTGCCTGGATTGACAAATGCCGCCCCAACCTCCTGATCACAGAATCCACGTACGCCACCACCATCCGAGACTCGAAGCGCTGCCGGGAGCGAGACTTCCTAAAGAAGGTCCATGAGACCGTGGAGCGTGGCGGGAAG GTGCTGATCCCTGTGTTTGCGCTGGGCCGCGCTCAGGAGCTCTGCATCCTGCTTGAGACCTTCTG GGAGCGCATGGACCTGAAGGCCCCCATCTACTTCTCCACGGGCCTGACGGAGAAGGCCAACCACTACTACAAGCTCTTCATCCCCTGGACCAACCAGAAGATCCGGAAGACCTTTGTGCAGAGGAACATGTTTGAGTTCAAGCACATCAAGGCCTTCGATCGGGCATTTGCCGACAGCCCGGGTCCCATG GTCGTGTTTGCCACACCAGGGATGCTGCATGCCGGCCAGTCCCTACAGATCTTCAGGAAGTGGGCAGGGAACGAGAAGAACATG GTCATCATGCCCGGCTACTGCGTGCAGGGCACCGTGGGCCACAAGATCCTCAGCGGGCAGCGcaagctggagatggaggggcggCAGGTG CTGGAGGTCAAGATGCAGGTGGAGTACATGTCCTTCAGCGCCCACGCGGACGCCAAGGGCATCATGCAGCTGGTGGGTCAGGCGGAGCCGGAGAACGTGCTCTTGGTGCACGGCGAGGCCAAGAAGATGGAGTTTCTGAAGCAGAAGATTGAGCAGGAATTCC GGGTCAGCTGCTACATGCCGGCCAACGGCGAGACGGTGACGCTGCCCACGAGCCCCAGCATCCCCGTGGGCATCTCACTGGGGCTGCTGAAGCGGGAGATGGCACAGG GGCTGCTCCCTGACGCCAAGAAGCCCCGGCTCTTGCATGGCACCCTGATCATGAAGGACAGT AACTTCCGGCTCGTGTCCTCAGAGCAGGCCCTCAAGGAGCTGGGCCTGGCCGAGCACCAGCTGCGCTTTACCTGCCGTGTGCACCTGCACGACACGCGCAAAGAGCAGGAGACAGCCGTGCGCGTGTACAGCCACCTGAAGAG CGTCCTCAAGGACCACTGCGTGCAACACCTTCCTGACGGCTCCGTGACCGTGGAGTCCATCCTCATTCAAGCCGCTGCCCACTCAGAGGACCCAGGCACCAAGGTGCTGCTGGTCTCCTGGACCTACCAG GACGAGGAGCTGGGAAGCTACCTCACGTCTCTGCTCAAGAAGGGCCTGCCCCAGGCCAGCTGA
- the CPTP gene encoding ceramide-1-phosphate transfer protein: MDDLESEFNLKVVLLSFKQCLNEKEEVLLDHYLASWRGLVRFLNSLGTIFSFISKDVVAKLQIMEQLCGGPQQEHYSTLQAMVAYEVGSQLVDLERRSRHPDSGCRTVLRLHRALHWLQLFLEGVRTSPEDARTAALCTDSYNASLAAYHPWIIRRAVTVAFCALPTRKVFLETMNVGSPEQAVEMLGEALPFIKRVYDISQRLYAEHALLDLP; the protein is encoded by the exons ATGGATGACTTGGAGTCAGAGTTTAATCTGAAAGttgtcctgctcagtttcaagcAGTGTCTCAACGAGAAGGAAGAGGTGCTGCTGGACCACTACCTCGCCAGCTGGAGGGGGCTGGTCAG GTTCCTGAACAGCCTGGGCACCATCTTCTCGTTCATCTCCAAGGATGTGGTGGCGAAGCTGCAGATCATGGAGCAGCTGTGCGGTGGCCCCCAGCAGGAGCACTATAGCACCCTGCAGGCCATGGTGGCCTACGAGGTGGGCAGCCAGCTGGTAGACCTGGAGAGGCGCTCCCGCCACCCCGACTCGGGCTGCCGGACGGTGCTGCGGCTGCACCGCGCCCTGCACTGGCTGCAGCTCTTCCTGGAGGGCGTCCGCACCAGCCCTGAGGACGCGCGCACTGCCGCGCTGTGCACTGACTCTTACAATGCCTCGCTGGCCGCCTACCACCCTTGGATCATCCGCCGCGCCGTTACCGTGGCCTTCTGTGCACTGCCCACACGCAAGGTCTTCCTGGAGACCATGAACGTGGGGTCCCCTGAGCAGGCCGTGGAGATGCTGGGCGAGGCCCTGCCCTTCATCAAACGCGTCTACGACATCTCCCAGAGGCTCTACGCCGAGCACGCCCTGCTGGACCTACCCTAG
- the TAS1R3 gene encoding LOW QUALITY PROTEIN: taste receptor type 1 member 3 (The sequence of the model RefSeq protein was modified relative to this genomic sequence to represent the inferred CDS: inserted 11 bases in 7 codons; deleted 1 base in 1 codon) — MPGLALLGLAAVLGVRAGAPLCLSRQLSWPGDYVLGGAAPWAQLKMLSSPGLLWALATTTAMEEINSGSVLIPGLRLGYNLFDTCWEPVVAVKPSLVFMAKAGSCSVAPYCDYMQYQPHVLAVIGPHSFEVALVTSFFLMPHVSYGASTDRLSSRETFPSFLRTVPSDRVQVAAVVELMRELHWSWVATVGSKDEYSWQGPCLFSGLADAKSTCIAREGRMPLPRAGSPRLGSVQGLPSRVNQSSVQVVXVFSSACAARTLFSYSIRYRLSPKMWVASEAWLPSNLVMTLPSMDRVGTVLGVPRQGAQMPEFPSYVQTCLALAADAAYCASLDAGQPGLEEHAVGPRCPQRDCITLENVTDGLLHCQTFXAFAAVYGVAQALHNMLLCDTSGCPVREPVRPWQHPENMHNLSLRFDTNGNVDVNHDLKLWVRWDRTPXSQMRWHTQGNQEPVPQCSRQCKEGQVHRVKGFHSCCYDGADCKAGSDQRNPGDALCSKCDQDHRSPDWSTGASPAGPSSWGXASALGPALGLVLAALGLFIWRRHSPXGSGLGWGATGLLCLGLVCLSVLLFPGRPSPASCLAQPPLHDLLLTGCWSTPFLQAAEIFVGSELQQSWADRLCSRLWGAGWYXFPPEVPTAWQVPPMEALVHCHVRSWVSFGLVHATNATLAFLCFLGTFPVKSWPGGYNGARGLTFAMLAYFITWVSFVPXFADVHVVSQPAVQMGAILFCVLGILGTSHLPKCYLLLWWPDLNTPEFFLGGSPGDATGRGSSGGRKETQGKKQAAPDPVTSPQ, encoded by the exons ATGCCAGGCCTGGCTCTCCTGGGCCTTGCGGCTGTCCTGGGCGTCAGGGCAGGGGCCCCGCTGTGCCTGTCCCGGCAGCTCAGCTGGCCAGGGGACTACGTGCTGGGGGGCGCTGCCCCCTGGGCTCAGCTGAAGATGCTCTCGTCCCCTGGGCTGCTCTGGGCGCTGGCCACGACGACGGCCATGGAGGAGATCAACAGCGGGTCCGTCCTGATC CCGGGGCTGCGCCTGGGCTACAACCTCTTCGACACGTGTTGGGAGCCCGTGGTTGCCGTGAAGCCCAGCTTGGTGTTCATGGCCAAGGCCGGCAGCTGCAGCGTCGCCCCCTACTGCGATTATATGCAGTACCAGCCCCACGTGCTGGCCGTCATCGGGCCCCACTCCTTCGAGGTCGCCCTGGTCACCAGCTTCTTCCTCATGCCGCAC GTCAGCTACGGCGCCAGCACGGACCGGCTGAGCAGCCGCGAGACGTTCCCGTCCTTCCTCCGCACGGTGCCCAGCGACCGCGTGCAGGTGGCGGCCGTGGTGGAGCTGATGCGGGAGCTGCACTGGAGCTGGGTGGCCACCGTGGGCAGCAAAGACGAGTACAGCTGGCAGGGCCCGTGCCTCTTCTCCGGCCTGGCCGACGCCAAGAGCACTTGCATCGCGCGCGAGGGCCGGATGCCGCTGCCCAGAGCCGGCAGCCCGCGGCTGGGCTCCGTGCAGGGCCTGCCAAGCCGGGTGAACCAGAGCAGCGTGCAGGTGG AGGTGTTCTCCTCTGCCTGTGCCGCCCGCACCCTCTTCAGCTACAGCATCCGCTACAGGCTCTCGCCCAAGATGTGGGTGGCCAGCGAGGCCTGGCTGCCCTCAAACCTGGTCATGACGCTGCCCAGCATGGACCGGGTGGGCACCGTGCTAGGCGTTCCGCGTCAGGGCGCCCAGATGCCCGAGTTCCCGTCCTACGTGCAGACGTGCCTGGCTCTGGCCGCGGACGCCGCCTACTGCGCCTCGCTGGACGCAGGGCAGCCAGGCCTGGAGGAGCACGCGGTGGGGCCGCGCTGCCCCCAGCGTGACTGCATCACCCTGGAGAACGTGACTGACGGGCTGCTGCACTGCCAGACCT GCGCTTTCGCAGCCGTGTACGGCGTGGCCCAGGCGCTCCACAACATGCTGCTCTGCGACACCTCGGGCTGCCCCGTGCGGGAGCCCGTGCGGCCCTGGCAG caCCCGGAGAACATGCACAACCTGAGCCTGCGGTTTGACACCAACGGGAACGTGGACGTGAATCATGACCTGAAGCTGTGGGTACGGTGGGACCGGACGC ACTCCCAGATGAGGTGGCACACGCAGGGAAACCAG GAGCCCGTGCCCCAGTGCTCGCGGCAGTGCAAGGAGGGCCAGGTGCACCGCGTTAAGGGCTTCCACTCCTGCTGTTACGACGGTGCCGACTGCAAGGCAGGCAGCGACCAGCGCAACCCAGGTGA tgccctctgcagCAAGTGTGACCAGGACCACAGGTCCCCGGACTGGAGCACCGGTGCCTCCCCCGCCGGCCCAAGTTCCTGGGG TGCTTCTGCTCTGGGCCCGGCTCTGGGCCTGGTGCTGGCAGCCCTGGGACTCTTCATCTGGCGCCGGCACAGCCC TGGTTCAGGCCTCGGGTGGGGGGCCACAGGCCTGCTCTGCCTGGGCCTCGTCTGCCTCAGCGTCCTCCTGTTTCCCGGCCGGCCCAGCCCTGCCAGCTGCCTGGCCCAGCCGCCGCTGCACGACCTCCTGCTCACCGGCTGCTGGAGCACACCCTTCCTGCAGGCGGCTGAGATCTTCGTGGGGTCAGAGCTGCAGCAGAGCTGGGCAGACCGGCTCTGCAGCCGCCTGTGGGGCGCTGGCTGGTA CTTCCCGCCGGAGGTGCCGACAGCCTGGCAAGTGCCACCCATGGAGGCGCTGGTGCACTGCCACGTGCGCTCCTGGGTCAGCTTCGGCCTGGTGCACGCCACCAACGCCACGCTGGctttcctctgcttcctgggcACCTTCCCGGTAAAGAGCTGGCCCGGGGGCTACAACGGTGCCCGCGGCCTGACCTTTGCCATGCTGGCCTACTTCATCACCTGGGTCTCCTTCGTCCC CTTTGCCGACGTGCACGTGGTCTCCCAGCCCGCCGTGCAGATGGGTGCCATCCTCTTCTGTGTGCTGGGCATCCTGGGCACCTCCCACCTGCCTAAGTGCTACCTGCTGCTGTGGTGGCCGGACCTCAACACCCCTGAGTTCTTCCTGGGAGGGAGTCCTGGTGACGCCACAGGGCGAGGCAGCagtgggggcaggaaggagactCAGGGAAAAAAACAAGCGGCCCCTGACCCAGTGACCTCACCCCAGTGA
- the DVL1 gene encoding segment polarity protein dishevelled homolog DVL-1 isoform X2, producing the protein MAETKIIYHMDEEETPYLVKLPVAPERVTLADFKNVLSNRPVHAYKFFFKSMDQDFGVVKEEISDDNARLPCFNGRVVSWLVLAEGTHSDAGSQGTDGHAELPPPLERTGGIGDSRPPSFHPNVAGSRDGMDNETGTESLVSHRRERARRRNREEAARTNGHPRGDRRRDLGLPPDSTSTVLSSELESSSFIDSEEDDNTSRLSSSTEQSTSSRLIRKHKRRRRKQRLRQTDRASSFSSITDSTMSLNIITVTLNMERHHFLGISIVGQSNDRGDGGIYIGSIMKGGAVAADGRIEPGDMLLQVNDVNFENMSNDDAVRVLREIVSQTGPISLTVAKCWDPTPRSYFTIPRADPVRPIDPAAWLSHTAALTGALPRYELEEVPLTVKSDMGAVVRVMQLPDSGLEIRDRMWLKITIANAVIGADVVDWLYTHLEGFRERREARRYASSMLKRGFLRHTVNKITFSEQCYYVFGDLCSNFAALNLNSGSSGASDQDTLAPLPHPAAPWPLGQGYPYQYPGPPPCFPPAYQDPGFGYGSGSAGSQQSEGSKSSGSTRSAGGSSRRALGREKESRSAGAGGSGSESDHTVPSGVGSGGWRERPAGQLSRGSSPRSQASAAAPGLPPLHPLTKAYSVVGGPPGGPPVRELAAVPPELTGSRQSFQKAMGNPCEFFVDIM; encoded by the exons GGTTGTGAAGGAGGAGATCTCCGACGACAATGCTAGGCTGCCCTGCTTCAATGGCCGCGTGGTCTCCTGG ctggTCCTGGCTGAGGGCACACACTCGGATGCAGGGTCTCAGGGCACTGACGGCCACGCAGAACTGCCTCCGCCTCTCGAGCGGACAGGTGGCATCGGGGACTCCCGGCCCCCCTCCTTCCA CCCGAACGTGGCCGGCAGCCGAGATGGGATGGACAACGAGACCGGCACGGAGTCCCTGGTCAGCCACCGGCGGGAGCGAGCCCGACGTCGGAACCGCGAGGAGG CCGCCCGGACCAACGGGCACCCGAGGGGGGACCGGCGGCGGGACCTGGGGCTGCCCCCCGACAGCACGTCCACCGTGCTGAGCAGTGAACTTGAGTCCAGCAGCTTCATCGACTCGGAGGAGGACGACAACACCAGCCG GCTGAGCAGCTCCACGGAGCAGAGCACCTCCTCCCGGCTCATCCGGAAGCACAAGCGCCGGCGGCGGAAGCAGCGCCTGCGGCAGACAGACCGG GCCTCCTCCTTCAGCAGCATCACGGACTCCACCATGTCCCTGAATATCATCACCGTCACGCTCAACATGG AGAGGCACCACTTCCTGGGCATCAGCATCGTGGGCCAGAGCAACGACCGGGGCGACGGCGGCATCTACATCGGCTCCATCATGAAGGGCGGCGCCGTGGCTGCCGACGGCCGCATCGAGCCGGGTGACATGCTGCTGCAG GTGAACGACGTCAACTTTGAGAACATGAGCAACGACGACGCGGTGCGGGTCCTGCGGGAGATCGTGTCCCAGACAGG GCCTATCAGCCTCACTGTGGCCAAGTGCTGGGACCCGACGCCCCGGAGCTACTTCACCATCCCGAGGG CTGACCCCGTTCGGCCCATTGACCCGGCCGCCTGGCTGTCGCACACGGCGGCGCTGACCGGAGCCCTGCCCCGCTACG AGCTGGAGGAGGTGCCGCTGACGGTGAAGAGTGACATGGGCGCTGTCGTCCGGGTCATGCAGCTGCCGGACTCAGGCCTGGAGATCCGTGACCGCATGTGGCTCAAGATCACCATCGCCAACGCCGTCATCG GGGCGGACGTGGTGGACTGGCTGTACACGCACCTGGAGGGCTTCCGTGAGCGGCGGGAGGCGCGCAGGTACGCCAGCAGCATGCTGAAGCGCGGCTTCCTGCGGCACACGGTGAACAAGATCACCTTCTCCGAGCAGTGCTACTACGTCTTCGGGGACCTGTGCAGCA ACTTCGCTGCCCTGAACCTCAACAGCGGCTCCAGCGGGGCCTCGGATCAGGACACGCTGGCCCCGCTGCCCCACCCGGCCGCCCCCTGGCCCCTGGGGCAGGGCTACCCCTACCAGTACCCGGGGCCCCCGCCCTGCTTCCCGCCCGCGTACCAGGACCCCGGCTTCGGCTACGGCAGCGGCAGTGCTGGCAGTCAGCAGAGTGAAG GAAGCAAAAGCAGTGGGTCCACCCGGAGCGCTGGCGGGAGCAGCCGTCGGGCCCTGGGGCGCGAGAAGGAGAGCCGGTCGGCTGGAGCTGGGGGCAGTGGCAGCGAGTCGGACCACACAGTGCCAAGCGGGGTGGGCAGCGGCGGCTGGCGGGAGCGTCCTGCTGGCCAGCTCAGCCGTGGCAGCAGCCCGCGCAGCCAGGCCTCGGCCGCCGCCCCAGGGCTCCCCCCGCTGCACCCCCTGACAAAGGCGTACTCGGTGGTGGGCGGGCCGCCTGGGGGGCCGCCTGTCCGGGAGCTGGCCGCTGTCCCCCCGGAGCTGACAGGCAGCCGCCAGTCCTTCCAGAAGGCCATGGGGAACCCCTGTGAGTTCTTTGTCGATATCATGTGA